CAAAGTGGTTCTGGTTCTGATTGCAGTTACCGTAGGTGAATATGAAGCAGCTGTTCCTCTTGCTGTCATAGTACCAACTCAGCTTCTGCCCACCACAGTCACCAGTGTCTGGCTCCTTCATGCATTCCTCAGCAGGGAAAGGAGACAGGTTCTTTGGCTTCTCTTTCTCAATTGGGACTCTCTGTATCACAGAGAGTGGGAAATGGGCTTGGATAGAACCACCTGAGTTTGTGGCTGTGCAGGTGTAGACACCTATATCTTCTAGCTGGGCGCTGTAAATCACGAGCTGTCCAATATTAGTGACAACTACATTTCCCAGCACGTGATTGGGTTTCATAACAATGTTTTCTTTTCCCTCCAGTTGCTTCTCCCAGGTGATCTCAGGTTTTGGCCAGCCAGTCACTTCACACAGGAAGCTGGCTGTATCGCCCACAAACACAGACTGTTCCATTGGGCTCCCAGTTATGACTGGGGGCTGCACATTTAATGTAGTGGTGAGCAGTAGGGTGGTCGTTGGGAGGGCGGTGGTTCCTGGAGGTAGAGGACTTGTGTTTACAGGGTGGGACCTGCAGGTCACGACAGACAGGGAGATACCTTTGGAGCAAGCTTCAGCATCCATGTAGCACTTGTTATAGTAGGTCATCCCGTCAGAAGCACAGGTGAAATGCGGCTCCTTCTCACAGCGATCTCTGCACTTGCATGTGGGCTGCCCATTCCAGACGTGGCACTCGGAGCCCTGCTGAGTGCACATGAACTTGTCGCAGGTTGCCTCTTTGGTTATGCCATCAGCTCCCGTCTTCACTGACGCATCCACGTAGCGGGCTGCCACACAGCTCCTGCTCCCACAAACATTTGCGCAGCACTTTTCAAATGTCTCACATTCCTAAACAGAGAGCATAACCAGACACTGagtttttttaataattcactTTTGCaatattttctttgtttatttcattctgtttatcccattattattatcatcatcgttgttgttgttatcatgTTCTTTCTACGCACTTTCAGtcattgtatttcaataactctgttacatttattcatttattagttaatacattcatcttcagtactGGTCAGGGTTGGGGTGGATCTGGGttcaaggcaggaatacacccaggATGGGACACCAGTGTATCCAGGTCACCGcatgcatacacattcacacttaggggACAATTTAGAGTACCTATcatcattacatttattaattaattaagtataTTATTAGAAAAAAGACATAGAACCCTCTGAGGGAACACTTCTATGGTTCTATGAGTGATTTCTTATTTGAGAGGTTTCCAGATAGGAAACTAATTATCTAGAAAGAACccttgaaatatatatatatatatatatatatatatatatatatatatatatatatatatatatatatatatatatatatatagttttatctGAGAGTGAGTCTGCAGTTTGGATCTGTTTGTAGGCTATAAACTGTTCAACTGAAATTGTTTTAGAACTTCTTGCACTTCTTGggttcttcaatggttctttggatggttaatggTTCCAGAGGTTTCTAAAAGTTTTCATAGATCCCTTTCTTAAAGGGAAGCCCTCGGTTgtaagtttttgttgttgttgttgttttctacaATGGAACAAAGAATGGAGAAGCGCTCACCTGGTCGGACTCGCACTCCCGGGTGCAGGTGCTCATTGCGTCCACCCACAGGTTGGGGTTCACATCGTTAGGACAGAGACCCGGGTGCGAGTACGCAGCTTTCTGCAATGCCATGCCTCTCACGCGTAACATTACCAACTCCCCGGCCAAAAACAACCATATCCAGAGACGCATCGTTTTATAGGAGATACTTATTCTCGGGACATGAAGAGCTGGGATTTCTGTCATCTTTGCGCGCgtttagttatttaaaaaaaaaaaccacaacaacaaccccaaaacaatacACCGGCACATTCAGCGGTGCCAAATATTCCAGTCAAAACCCGGCTGAACGCAGAAAGATCTGATCGATCGAAGCGTGTAGAGAAGGAAGTTTGAGGTCCCTGTATTTATACCCTATTGTAATACCGAGTGGAGCCGATGCTGATTTCCTCTGACCACAGGATCTCACCGTTACGCGCACATGACAGTTATGAATGGCTCCGAGGTTTATTATAGAGGCTTTAAAAAACATCTGTCCTAAAGTTGGGGTTGGTACTGGGATACCTGCCTGCGTGAGAAACGCCTGGAGCCCGTGTTAACCCTTCAGAGGCAAACCTGAGATGTGTCAAAGTCATGCGCCTACTACAGCTCCGAGTCTGGCAAGAGTAATGTTTTCCTAACTGTTAGCTTGCACTTCAAATAGGTGGTTTGGGGTTTCATAGCTCTGGTCTGTAACTGTTCGGTTCGATTGATTAGGTGAGTGTCTTGGTGgggcaaaataaacaaacaaacaaacaaacaaacaaacaaacaaataaataaataaataaaagaaggaaaaagtagAAAACGTAAGCTGAGAGTCTATAGATTGTGTTCACAATAAGAACAGGGTATTAGGGGAGAGCGGGGTCAGTTGTAACCGGGGTGTAACTATCAATTGCTCCAATCAGCAACAAGGTGACGCTCACTCTGAACATGCTTGTTAGCATCTTCTGCGTGTCTGCAAATATTGGCAAAAAACATCAACTTGAACACAAAATTTGTTGTCCTCATTGGGAGAAtgttttcaataataataataataataataataataataataataataataataaatttaaccCCTTTTCTCCCATTTTGGCCAGTTCCTACCCACTAGCTAGCTCTCACCTACTGTATGACataacagctaccaaccagggagagTGAAAGTtagcatgtgcttcctctgataCATGTGAAGGTAACCACCTCTTTAAACATCTGCTCACCACAGATTAGCTGAACACTTGGTAGAAGAAGAGTTCTTGGTAGAAACTCGCCAACTGACCTCTCCGACATACATGGCCAATTGCAGTCGTATACTCCCGACCACAGATGGTTCTTGAATTGTCAGGATTTGAATTCACGATCTCTTGATGAAAGGGAAAAACGCTTTTCTGTTCTGCCACTTGGTAACTTGGATtatgtgttcatttttatatgCAAATTAAACCAAAATAGGCTAAGTATCTATTTGACTTTAACATGCTTGATGATTGAGGATGCTAAGCTGATTTGCTAGCATATCATATTTCAACATGGTTGCCAGTGTGGGTTACTTGTCACAGAGTACAAAAAGAAAGTAACAAAAGAGAAATGGGTTCTATCCTGGAAAACCCTGGCATATGGATGAATGTGTGATCTGTGTTATTAACGTTTTAACAAATGTTTGAACATTTTAACTGCGGGCATGgaagcttagtggttagcacatttgcctcgcatctccagggttgagggttcgaatcctgcctctgccctgtgtgcgcagagtttgcatgttctccccgtgtttcgggggtttcctctgggtacgccagtttcctcccccagtccaaagagattcaatgtaggctgattggcgtttccaaatattccgtagtgtgtgagattgtgcccagtgatgggaactctgggcacaaggctccaggttccccatgaccatatgtaggataagcagtatggaaaatggatggaacaTGAAAAtgcacaatatggccaaaagtatgtggacacttgaccatcacacccatatgtgcttgttgaacatcctgttCCAAAGCCATGGCCATTAACATGGAATCTGTCTCCTTGTTCCTCAAGGAAGGTcttccactagatttttggAATGTAGCTCTTGTGCActttcagctacaagagcattagtgaggttaggTGAGAAAGCCCTGCAAAGTTAATATGCCAATTCTACCCAAaggtttggggaaggcccaatTATGGGTCTGATGGTTATGAACTGAGATGCAATTGACAATTGGTCAACTGACAACAATTGACCCCACACCATGTTAAagtattttaaagatttttattccttatttggTCCTGAATTAATTTCATATACTTTGTtaacattaaaattgcatttgtttaatAGTAATAGTTATGTACCtatcatgtgtaaaaataataataataataatttttttaaaacccagtgctttagaaaaattaaaattttaattaaaattttggaATTTAAGATTTCCCAAAATATGGCAGATGTTACAACAGACCCCGCTCTCCCCTATGAAACAGCATGGTTGTGTTCTGGAATTAACTTATCAGTGCCACACTAAAACAGTCCCAACACCTGGAATCAAACTGTCAATTATACATTGACACATATTCATCTTATTTACCAATAGACCATGTACACCATAATGTCAGGGAACTGAATTTAAAGCAGAATGTAACATAAATAGTTTTGTTCAACACAACTTAACAATAAGGTAACACATGTACATTTTCAGTTTCAGTAGAATTGAAATGGTTTTTCTTGAATGCAAGCGTTAGATTTATGTGTAGATGAATTCCTCATAATAGATTTCAGAGTAAAGCATAAATTGATTTCTGTTATGGAGCAGAGAGAATGTGacgtaattattattattttatttttttttaatagaaagcTGTTTTAAActgcttttaataaatgaacCAAAAAAGCTAATCTTGACCGTTATTGGATCTacatttggaataatgtgctgtGGTCAGATTGAAAAATCATTTCGGACACAGGATGATTGCAATAAATTACAATTTCATACAAAGAAAAGCCCCTATGGCCGCCGTAAATTTTGGTAGAAGAGCATTGGTGCTTTAATGGATTTTTTCAGAGAAGAGTCCAGACATTCCTGTGAGattgatggtatgaatgttttTGCCTAATAACCAAtcgcatttacatttacggaatttggcagatgcctttatccagagtgctttgaagtctctatcaataaatacgtcctgatactggttcattAGGTCACGGACTAAGAATACCGCCAGTCTAAAAAACTCTTTttggaggtaatatagtaagaaaagcacacagactacacatgtttttaaagtgcaaatataaatactttatgaagaggtaggtctttggATGTAGTTTAAAGACTGCCAGTGAATCAGCTGTTTGGACATCTAGGGGAGGTTCAGTCCACCCCATACagtaggtgccagaacagagaagagtcttgacgCATGACTTCcctgtaccctgagagatggtgggacaATTGAAGCAGTGCTAGAGGTTCAGAGGGAGCATGGTGCAGTGTGGGGTAtaattgcctctgccagaatgTTAAGACGTGACCATAGTCGGATCAAAATAATGACccacacatacagtcatgtgaaagaataagtacaccccatggaacacccctcttcatctccctccactggcttcctgtagccgcccgtatcaaattcaaggtcttgatgctcatgtacaagaccttgtctggatcaccccctacctcaacactctcctgaaggcttacgttccttcacgcaatctgcgatcgatcaaTGACCAACGCTttgtagtacctactcagcgtggctcaaggtccctttacagaaccttcacactaactgtccctcagttgtggaatgaacttccaacctcaatccggaccacagaatctctcaccatcttcaaaaacacttaactaacccttAAACGCCAAacccacattatttaaaaaatttttaaaaacttacaCCTCTAccctgcacactttgcttctctagaactcaattataaatcttgtatggtagcactacgtgtagtgttctccacttgatatatcgctctgcttgtatttcctcatttgtaagtcagtCTGGggaaaagtgtctgctaaatgaataaatgtaaatgtaatgaagttGATCAACTTGAACAAACCCACAAGGGAAACGGtctttttcagttatttattcaacagaaaatcACCACAGATGCAGATAGACTCTGAGACTAACCACATAAAGTGTGTGTTATACTGGGAAaccccactgtagcctcagattcctgttcttggctgactgaAGTGGAAGCTAATGtggtgtggtcttctgctgttgcagCCTATCTGCCTCAGTGACATGTGCTGTGCATTCTGATAAGCTTTTCTGCTCTTCATGGTTGTAAAGCATGGATATTTGAGTTACCCgggccttcctgtcagctcaaaacagtctgggcattttcctctgacctctctaatCATCAAAGCATTTCAGCCcaaagaactgctgctcactgaatgtttttttgtttgtttgtttgtttgtttttttgaaacATTCTGTTTAAACGCTAGAGACCGTTGTGCCGATTTTCGGAAAAAAGTGGAAACGGCTATCAGCAGAAATAAAGGAGATCGgcagtttttgaaatactcaaataaGTCCATCTTGCACCAAAAACTATGCCATAGTCAAACTGATTgtttcccattctgatgtctgatgtgaacattaactcaaACTCTTGATTTGtctctgcatgattttatacattgccctgctgccacatgattggctgattggataactggaTGAATGTGCTGGattacaggtgttcctaattgGACAGCAGGCAGTGAGTGTACATCAAGCCTTCATTTTTAAGCTCAACAATCATTGTATGTATTTGCCATGAAGGGGGCCAACAATTATTTTAGCTACCAAAACTGAGTTGTTTGtagctaaatttaaaaaaaaaaaaaatatatatatatatatatatatatatatatatatatatatatatatatatatatatattcactgtGCTAAACAAAATCTTAAATCATAACCATGAGCTGTACTTAAACCTCACCCTAGCTACTTCAGTGGGAGCAGAATTAAACACGATTTATATTCAAGTAAATGCTTTCTCTGGCGATGAAATGAGAGACATGTCATTTAATTAAAGGCAAACCATTTCAATTTAAAAACGTTACACAGGCTAAATGAATCTACAGTATGGTGTCATTAGTATTTTGTAGGCAGCTTGAGACTGAGACTTTGATTGGTCTCATTCTTTGATGTGGCTCAGCGcgtatatatttttatgcatAGTTTCGCAGCTTACAGTCAGCAGAGCTTTTAGATCACACAAATTTAATCACTTTCTTATGACTGTAGCCCgagtaacataaaaaaaaaaaaaaagctgttggCGTAAAATTGTTGCTACAAAACCCCCGTGTATGATGGAATCcacatttttctaaataaatctTTACTAATGAACTTCAAAGTAGTTAGGGTGGAAGGTGCTCCTGGGGGGTTCCAGTTCCTGGTACCCCTCCCAGCACTTAATAGGTTCACTTTTACTGTGCTTGTTTTTGTGCCTTGGATTAAGTTTCTGGTGAGCAAATCAAGGAGGAGATTTTTTATAATTACTGGAAACTCGATGTCCTCATATACCCTCGCAGAGCAAAACAACTTGTACACTACACATCGAGGGTGTCAAATGAGGACAAAGGCAGATTCCAGATTATGTTGCAGCAGTGTAGCTTAATAATATTGATGATTCCTGAACAAAATACATGATGTTTGAAATAATTTAAGACTAATCTGATTTAGAATGATAGGATCAGTAGATAATACTGATAATAAAACTTTGAATCAGCAAACTTTTACAACGGACTTGCATTTACCTTAATGTAAAAGTGCTTAGTTTGTCCATTTAGCACTGTTAGCATATTTCATTGCTTTGCTAAGATGATCTATACAATGTCTTTGGAACCCCTGCAAGATGCTTATCTCATTATCTCATATCTAGAGCTCACACACATAGTGTGAAGGTGAACATGACtttatgaactttaaaaaaaacaacaacaaaaaaaaaactattcattCAATTAAGTTGTAATAATGAATCGTTATTTGCAAGTGAATAAGGATGTGTAtctgttttaatggttatatttatgtatttaaaaaaaacaacaacccgtGATCCATTTTAAGATTTGTGACAACAAATACTGCTCTAGTAATTCACCCTATGCAAACTACCATAACTCATAACCCATTGAGAACAACAAAATGTACTTTGTAGTCTGAAAAATATGGTAAATGTCTCTCCTGTTTTATACAATAATAGAGGGTTATATTCAGCCTTTTCAGTCTGGAGAATTCCCAAGATGAGGACAGTGCACCCTCAGGCAGGGATAAAAATCTTTATTGGGAATGTGTGTAAATTGCTGGCGTATAGAGACACAGAACGCGAGGCATCTCCTTTTATGATTGATTACATAAAGAGAAGTTTTGTATGTCTCATTCTTTCACACTTCTGATTCCAGGAGACAGCTCACCTTATCTGCCCTTTGTGGCAGCAATGCATTCACAACGTGTTGAGTGAAAGGTTTCATTTTCGCACGAGAATTTATAAACTGTTGTCAATTCTGACTGATGCAACCTGGGGCGAAAAGCGGGTATGCAGGAGTTGGCTGATTATCCTTTGAAAGCTCAAACAGGGATAATCGTTATTTATACAGcctttttactttgagtaactcAGAGTATACTCATAAAATAGATTCAGCACTAAGGTACTAAGATGTACTGTACTAAGGTACAATTAAGGAACCTACAATCACTTCTGTAATCACCTATAAACTATAAATGTTGTATATAAACTTACTAAAAAGCATGACAGGTATATTTAGCAAGTCCAAAGAAATATGAGTAGGCCAAGTTAAacgaatacatttttaatcagGATTTAACTGCGGCTATAGAGTTTGTGCTCTTAAGTACCACTTTTTGGGTGACgtttggaaaaaaacaacaaccctctACCAGCTAGGCTGCACGTAATCCTCGAGATTAACAGCAGGCCGGCGTAAGCTTAACAAAATGATTGTGATGGGTTAAACTgtttcaggagatcagcaagCTATGTCTGAGCTAAACCATTAACATCCAGAATGGATCTAAACCATTTAGACAGACCTTCGGTGTGTGCAGAATTTAACAGGCAACCGGTGTTGAGTAAGTATGGGGTAGTTTCTTTTCTTCCTGACTTTCTTTTCCTGGTAAGGATGTGGGCTCCTGTATTCTGAACATAGAATCTGAAGCTTATATGAAGAGACAGCAGGGCAGCCAGCCAGCAACGATGCTCCTATCAGGAGGTTCAAAAGCATGCACTAGTTTCTCAGTGTCATGTAGGGTCAGCATATGTCTTACCCTGAATTCATACCAGACATGTCACGTAAGTGTTGCAATTACATGGCGCCTAGCGTTCAATCCTCGCTGCACTCATTCAGCATGCGCTACTAGAATCGCATCTAATATATCTAATATAAGCATTCCTTTCTATCAGAATTTAGGAGAAGGAATAGCAGGTGTGCACGGTGACTGGTATCAGGCAGGACACAAGAAAAGTTGTcggagtgtgtgtttttacttttttttttttattgtgggtAGTCAGATATGAAGCCTGCAGGACAAAGAAAGTCCTCATTGATTAACATTAGAGAGTATTAGATGTGGCAGATAGCTTACCTGTGCAAAATATCACTATGGGAGCAGGCAGGATTGGTCAAGGGTGTCCTTTTGGAGTGGAtgagattggtcagaattcctttgggagcGCAAGGGGATTTAAAAGACAGTCGGTCACACAGCACTGGGAGGAAATGTGCATTCAACTTTCTCAGCATTACGTGTGAGgtcctaaaacagaaccttgtgtgATAAGCAAATAAAACTTTATGTCTAAATCAAATGCTGTTGCACCAAGAGTTTATCGTACGTAGCACGTAGCATGTTCATAGCACGTCGACTGTACCCACTTTCTCAGCATGATTTCATCAGATAATTCACAGCTACATGGACAGCCCTAGGCAGTTTCATGTTTAAGAAGGTTTGGgtgcacaaaaaaacatcatcacATGCCAGGCTTCATTCAAACCTGTTCTGAAAAGTCTACCGATTCTTGTTTGCATAGACATAGGAATGCTGTTCCGATAACAAACGTCTGCTTTGTTTCGTTCTGAGAAATCTTGCTTTGTCACAACTTCTTAATACCTTCCCCCCTGttcttctgacactgccagcTGCT
This is a stretch of genomic DNA from Ictalurus punctatus breed USDA103 chromosome 13, Coco_2.0, whole genome shotgun sequence. It encodes these proteins:
- the wfikkn2b gene encoding WAP, Kazal, immunoglobulin, Kunitz and NTR domain-containing protein 2 → MTEIPALHVPRISISYKTMRLWIWLFLAGELVMLRVRGMALQKAAYSHPGLCPNDVNPNLWVDAMSTCTRECESDQECETFEKCCANVCGSRSCVAARYVDASVKTGADGITKEATCDKFMCTQQGSECHVWNGQPTCKCRDRCEKEPHFTCASDGMTYYNKCYMDAEACSKGISLSVVTCRSHPVNTSPLPPGTTALPTTTLLLTTTLNVQPPVITGSPMEQSVFVGDTASFLCEVTGWPKPEITWEKQLEGKENIVMKPNHVLGNVVVTNIGQLVIYSAQLEDIGVYTCTATNSGGSIQAHFPLSVIQRVPIEKEKPKNLSPFPAEECMKEPDTGDCGGQKLSWYYDSKRNSCFIFTYGNCNQNQNHFDSFDSCMLSCQAELPTPCGLPSLQGPCKFYKPRWAYSNTLKQCQPFIYGGCGGNDNNFETKEACEDLCPYPKNHRCKPCKSQHKIVSSFCKSDFVILGRMTELTEEEGSGRAQINIDEILKDEKMGLKFLQNEPLEVTLQNMDWNCPCPNVTTSDGQIIIMGDVHNGMAVLQPDSFVSQFSVRRLRRLREVINKNTCEILKEFRE